The Corynebacterium callunae DSM 20147 genomic sequence GTGCTGTGCAATGAACTACTACAGGGCAATGTCAATGAAAGCCTCGATATCAGAGCCCGTGGCCTCAGGGAATAATTCCCGGGGCTCGCCCTTATTTTCTGTTGAGTCGCAGCATCAACATTGTCGTTCCAGGTGTCCCCCACAGTCATTCAGAGGTACGAGCCACAAGATAGGGCAACGGAAGCTGCTGATTGAAGTAGATATTGGCAATTAAACCCGTCGCCAGAGGCTCTGCGAGGTGTCCCTATCGGGTGACATCCGGGTTGTCCGGCCAATCCTGGGGCAAATCACCAGAATCATCTAGGTCCTCGGCCACCCCAGGAGCGCACAGATCAGAAGATCCAGATCATTCTCTCCATCATCAAGCCCATCGTCTTCGTCCCTGAGCAGAAGGAACTCGCGCATTGTCGTTAAAACTACCTGTGGAGCGATGAGGCGATGACCTTGTGTGAGTGCGCGCTCCACCGAGAATCGAAGCTTTGTGTCTTTTATACGTCCGCCCACAGCCGATCCGTAGTTGAAGCAGTCCCCGATTCGGAGCTCACGTCGGCGAGCATCAGAGCGAAGCGTGCCAAAGTTTCTCTAAAGGGAAGCTGTTTCCATACTTGTTCTTTCTACTCTTCGTGGTCAAGACAGTCATCCTTTGCATGTGGAGAGTGTGTGATGGATGTGGACGCTACCTCCCGCAGGAGGCGTCTGCACGACCCGGGGAGCCCTTTTACGTTGCGCGATCGGCTTCACCCCACATGGTCAGAGGTGCGTCGTGTAGCAACGCTTAGGAAGTGGAGCGTCCCCGCGGTTGTAGCAGGGCCTCGTCGCGTTCGGGCGCTTGCCACTTCAGATTCCCCTGATCAACGCGGCACGCAGTCGGGGCACGCGCGTGAGCTTGTGGAGGCGGCGCTGGGCCAGGTGGGAGTCGACAAGCTTGTGAACCCGGTAAACCGCCACAACACCTATCGGGATTCGAAAGACCCCAGGTGAAGGTGTAGAGGCTGAACGGTGAGGCTGTTTTTCTCTACTCTGGCCTATGTAACCAATAACCGATTTGTAGCAGGTGAGAAGATGACCCCGAAGAACAATCCCGCAGCCTCCCCGCAGGGCGACAAGGCCCCCGGTACCCCGGGCAACGCCACCCCAGATAAGAACGAGCCCACTACCCCGGCCACGCCTCCCGTACCGAAACCGGATCAGCAGGCGCCGCGGGCGGTCTCCCCGACCGGCTGCCCGTTCCACATCGGCGCCGGCGAGCCCGATCCCCGCGCCCAGCAGGGTGAGTACCTGACCACCGCTCAGGGTGCACGTCTGAGCGAGAGCAGCCACTCGCTGCGCGCTGGAACCCGTGGCCCCCTACTCATGCAGGACCACCATTTCCGCGAAAAGATCACCCACTTCGACCACGAGCGCATCCCTGAGCGCGTGGTCCACGCCCGTGGTGCAGGCGCACACGGCATGTTCAAGGCCAATGGTGCAGCCTCTAAGATTTCCAAGGCGGGTGTGTTTACCAAGGACAAGGAAACTCCCGTATTCGTGCGCTTTTCCACTGTGTTGGGTTCCCGTGGCTCCGCCGACAGCGTGCGCGACACCCGCGGCTGGGGCGTGAAGTTCTACACCGACGAAGGCACCTGGGACCTGGTGGGCAACAACATCCCAGTTTTCTTCATCCAGGATGGCATCAAGTTCCCGGACGTCGTCCACGCCGCCAAACCGCACCCAGACAGGGAGATCCCCCAGGCACAAAGCGCGCATGACACGTTCTGGGACTTCGCGGGCCTTCACACGGAGGCTACTCACCACACCTTCTGGAACATGTCGGACCGTGGAATCCCCCGTTCCTTCCGCACCATGGAAGGCTTCGGCATCCACACCTTCCGCATGATCAACGACGCCGGCGAGACCACCCTGGTCAAGTTCCACTTCAAGCCACGTCTCGGCGTCCACTCCCAAGTGTGGGAGGAAGCGCAGATCACCGGTGGCGTGGACCCGGACTTCCACCGTCGCGATCTCGCCGACGCCATCGAAGCCGGCTCCTACCCCGAGTGGGACCTGGGTGTTCAGGTCTTCCCGGACACCAAGGAGCAGATGTTCGAGGGCATTGATCTACTCGACCCGACGAAAATCGTCCCGGAAGAGCTCGCCCCGGTGGAGATCATCGGCACCCTGACCTTGAACAAGAACCCAGGAAACTACTTCGAGGAGACCGAACAGGTCGCCTTCCACCCGGGCCACCTAGTTCCCGGTATTGACGTGACCAACGACCCTCTGTTGCAGGCACGCCTTTTTTCCTACCTGGATACCCAGATCAGCCGGCTGGGCGGGCCGAACTTCTCCCAGCTGCCCATCAACCGCCCGCACGCGCCCGTCAACGACAACCTCCGAGACGGCATGTACCAGCAGGGCGCACACACGGGCGTCGCACCCTACAAGCCGAACAGCCTGGACGAGGGCAACCCCACCGAGGCAAGCGTCAACGAGGGTGCACTTATCGATGTCCCGCAACCCGTTGAGGGCCACATCACTCGTGAGAACCCGGCCTCCTTCGAGGACCACTTCTCGCAGCCGCGCATGTTCTACCTGTCCCTGTCGGAGGTGGAGAAGAAGCACCTGACCGACGCATTCTCTTTCGAGCTGGGCAAGTGCTACGAGGAGAACGTCAAGCTCCGGTACCTTGACGTTCTGGCCCACGTAGACCAAGGCCTGGCAGAAGCCGTCGCGGACAACCTAGGCCTGCCTCACCCGGAGCCTCAAGAAGTCGCCGACGTGCAGCCATCGCCTGCTCTGTCCCAGGTGGGCGACACCTGGCCCGTCGACGGCCGTCAGGTCGCGGTTCTGATCAACTCCGGAGCAGACCTCCGTGGTGTGGGTGCGCTTCTCGATACCCTCTTCGACGACGGCGTGACCCCGCTGATCGTCTCGGATAAGGGCGGCACCGTTACTACAGATGGCGCGGAGGTCTCCGTGTCGCGCACCTACCTCACCGCCCGCTCCATCGAGTTTGATGCTGTCGTGGTGGTCAACCCTCCTGCTATCCCGGAGGTGGCCACAATGTTGGGTGAATTTGAGCGCCACAAGAAGGCAATCATCCTCGCTGGGCCGGATGCCCCCGTCGCACTGGGTGCTGCTCGCGTCGAAGTCAACCAGCCCGGTATCGTCGCCGTCGCCTCCCCATCCGAGGCTGCGGCCCCGGTGACGGAGCTTCTCGCTTCCCACCGCGTCTGGGAGCGGTAAGAAGCAAATATTGATATCGTGGCACCCGGAAAATTGCCCGACCTGCCGGGTGCCATGAGGGGGTTCAGTTCAGTTCATATGAACTACCCCTTTTATTTAGTCACCGATCTGATCGCGACCGCGCAGCACGATCAAAGGGTCAGGCTCGCCGACTAGTTCATAGTCTTTGTCGGTGTAATCAAACTTGGACAAAACATAACGCATCGCGTTGATTCGAGCGCGCTTTTTGTCATTTGACTTAATGGTGATCCAGGGGGATTCATCAGTGTCGGTGTAGCGGAATTGTTCTTCCTTAGCGCGGGTGTAATCATCCCAACGATCCAAGGAGGCCAAGTCCATTGGAGAAAGCTTCCACTGACGAACTGGGTCTACCTGACGAATCGCAAAGCGGGTGCGCTGTTCTTTACGGGTCACCGAGAACCAGAACTTGGTCAAGCTAATACCAGAGCCCAAGATCATGTTCTCCAGCATTGGTACCTCACGGAGGAACTCAGCGTGCTGTGATTCGGTACAAAAGCCCATCACGCGCTCCACACCAGAGCGGTTGTACCAGGAGCGGTCAAAGAAGACGATCTCGCCGGCTGAGGGGAAATGCTGGATATAACGCTGGAAGTACCAGGAGGTGGACTCACGTGGAGAAGGCTTCTCAAGCGCCACTGTGCGGGCACCACGGGGGTTTAGGTGCTCATTAAAGCGCTTAATGGTGCCACCCTTACCAGCAGCATCGCGGCCTTCAAAGAGGATGATGTGGCGCTGGCCAGTTTCCTTGGTCCAGTTCTGCCACTTCAGCAGTTCGATCTGTAAGGAACGCTTGACCTTTTCATAGTCCTCGCGGTTAACGCGCTCTTGATAAGGATAGTTTTCCCTCCAGGTTTCAATGGCTGTGCCATCTGGACGCAGGAGTACCGGATCATCCTCGTCTGAATCATCAACTACATAGCCTTCAATCTTTGCAAGATCGATGACGGGGAGATCATTATCGTTGGTATTAGCCATGCTGAAAATCATACCTACCTCCCGCACATTAGGCGCGATGTGTAGCGTATTTAATGTAGTGCTCACAACAAAAAGCTCCGATCCTGTTAAGGATCGGAGCTTTAAGGATTTAAACCTAAGGGTTTAAATTACTTAACCAGTCCGAGGAGGTCAGCAACTGCGCCAGCCCACTTGCCGGAAGCAGTAAAGAAATCAAGAAGCTCAGCAACGAGGCCGGTGGAAGAAAGGGTGTTTACGTTGTCGAGGAATTCAACAAAGTTGTCCATTTTTAATCTCCTTTAGAGAATTTTAAATACGGGTGAAGGGAAAAGGCTTCTAGGCACTTACCTAACAGCCATATTGAAAATTAAGAGGAGAGGCCTTCGAAAGCAGCGCTGGTTGCGTCAGCGTTGTCACCGAAGTTCTCGAAGAACGCGATGATGCCCTTGAGTAGATCAGGGATCATGGTAAGAGCGGTGCCGATGTTGCCACCAAAGGTGGAGTAATCGTCAAGGTTGTCTGCGAGAAGGGAAAGATCCATGAGAAATCTCCTTAAGAGGACCAGCAAGGAGCTGGTGAAGGTTGCCAGTTTGCTAACGTCCTCAGGACGTCACTCACACATTCAATCACATTTTTGACAACCGTCAAGACGATTTGCAAAGTTTTTTATCTTCCATCAAGCTCTAATTTATTAATTTTTCATAAATAAAATTGCCAAGTATTTTAGCTTGAACTGGGGATATGTGGATTTTTAAGGCTAACTTAAGGAAAACTTTTCTATACAACTATCAAAACATGTAACAAGAATTTACAAGGCTGCGATTAAGGCCACACAACTTGATAGGATCATTTTTACCCACCCCCATCAGAGGGTAAGTGGTGAAAATCTTAACCCACCCGGCGGTAATTAAGAGATCACCTCTAATGCTACGGTGGCCAGGAAATCGTCGAAAAGCGCCCTAAAACGCCAAATAAGCTCCTCCCGCAAGAAGCGGGAGGAGCTTATCGGTATGAGAGGTTAGAAGGCTTAGAAGCCGCCCATGCCACCCATCTCATCAGCGCCTGGCATTGCGGCACCTGCTGGCTGTGGCTTGTCAGCAACGACAGCCTCAGTGGTCAGGAACAAAGCTGCAATGGAAGCAGCGTTCTGCAGTGCAGAGCGGGTGACCTTTACTGGATCATTGATGCCTGCAGCCATGAGGTCAACGTACTCACCGGTAGCAGCGTTCAGACCCTGGCCCTGTGGGAGCTGGGAAACCTTGTGTGCCACAACGCCTGGCTCAAGGCCAGCGTTATAAGCGATCTGCTTCAGTGGAGCGTTAAGAGCCTCGCGAACGATGCGAACGCCGATTGCTTCATCGCCAACAAGCTCAAGATCGTTGTCAAGAACGTGTGCAGCCTGCAGCAATGCAACACCACCGCCGGCAACGATACCCTCTTCAACAGCTGCCTTTGCGTTACGGACAGCATCTTCGATGCGGTGCTTGCGCTCCTTGAGCTCAACCTCGGTAGCAGCGCCAACCTTAAGAACTGCAACGCCGCCGGCAAGCTTTGCCAGACGCTCGTTGAGCTTCTCACGGTCATAATCGGAATCGGAGTTCTCGATCTCAGCACGGATCTGGTTTACGCGACCCTGGATCTGAGCCTCAGCGCCGGAGCCGTCGATGATGGTGGTGTCATCCTTGGTGACAACAACCTTGCGAGCCTGGCCGAGCAATGGGAGGTCAGCGGTCTCGAGGGAAAGTCCAACTTCCTCAGAGATAACCTGGCCACCGGTCAGAACAGCGATGTCCTGCAGCTGAGCCTTGCGGCGATCGCCGAAGCCTGGAGCCTTAACAGCAACAGACTTGAAGGTGCCACGGATCTTGTTGACAACGAGGGTCTGCAGAGCTTCGCCCTCAACGTCTTCAGCAATGATTAGCAAAGGCTTGCCAGACTGCATAACCTTCTCAAGCAGTGGCAGCAGATCCTTGATGTTGGAGATCTTGCCGGAAACCAGCAGGATGTATGGATCTTCTAGAACAGCCTCAAGGCGCTCCATGTCGGTTGCGAAGTAACCGGAGATGTAGCCCTTATCAAAGCGCATGCCCTCAGTAACCTCGAGCTCAACACCAAAAGTGTTGGACTCTTCAACGGTAATAACGGAATCCTTGTTGAGCTTGCCGCCGCCAACTGCGTACATTGCCTTAGCAATCTGTGCACCAATAGCTGGGTCAGCTGCGGAGATACCAGCAGTAGCAGCGATCTGCTCCTCGGTCTCAACTTCCTTAGCTGCCTCGAGCAGGCTCTCGGTAACCTTGGAAACTGCCTTTTCAATACCGCGCTTAATACCCATTGGGTTAGAGCCGGCAGCTACGTTACGTAGGCCTTCCTTAACCAAAGCCTGAGCCAAAACGGTTGCGGTGGTGGTGCCGTCGCCAGCTACGTCGTCAGTCTTCTTGGCGACTTCCTTAACTAGCTCAGCACCGATCTTCTCGTATGGGTCATCGAGCTCGATCTCGCGAGCGATGGTGACACCATCATTGGTGATGGTAGGGGCGCCCCATGCCTTTTCCAAAACTACATTGCGGCCCTTAGGTCCTAGGGTTACCTTAACGGCATCAGCCAAGGTATTAAGACCGCGCTCCAGGCCACGACGTGCTTCTTCATCAAAGGCGATGATCTTTGCCATGTGTTTGTGCTCCTCAGAATTTGTAGGACGACACTCACGTCATCTGCCCGGTAGGCGCCCGCGACGGCACGGTTAGTGAGTGTGGACCAACCTCACCCACCAAGCAGTTCATGATCATTTATTAGCACTCATACGAGCAGAGTGCTAACCTCTTTTCTAGCACTCTAAGGGCTTGAGTGCAAGATTTCGCACTACTAAGCAGCAGCATTCCAGGCAGCCTTTTAACTCCCTCTGCCCCGATTGCCAGAAACCTCAGCGTTTCCAGGCTTTTTAAGAGCCTGGAAACGCGCGTTATTTGCTCTGGACACAGCTTGGTTTGAGGCCTTAAACAAAGTAATCAGTACTCCACCACAGCATCATTAATGCAGCCACCACCAGCACCGCACCAACGGCAGTAACAATCCAAATGGCGAGCTTAATGCGACGCTTACGGTTTTCTTTCCGAACCGCCGCTAGCCTTTCCTCGGATTCTCTTACATGGCGAATATCGGTGCCTTGTTCCGCAAAAAATCCATCATTAAAATCTGCTCCGCCAAATCCGCCAGTGGCTTTTTTAGCTGCGGGAGCTTCGCCCCACACAGGGCCTTGAGAATGTCGCGGGCTCATCGTCCCCACCTCCAGAATCGACGTTTTTTAGGTTCAGCTGCGGTCTCGGTAGCTGGGTTTGAGAGCGGTGCTTGTTCAGCGGCGAGCGCCTGCTCTATTCCCCCACCCATAACTGCTGCTTGGCCAGGGAATTGGCCGGGGAACTGGCTGGTGACCGGTGCTGTTCCTAAGGCCGCTGCATTACCCCACATCACCTTGGGCAATTCTTGATAAACCGGGCCATTAAAAAGACCATGCTCAGCCAAAACATCACGAATGGGATCTAAGCATCTAAATGGCGCAATGCCGGTACGCGCAATACGATCGCCCTCCGGTGGCGCACCCAAAGCTGAGACCGCAAAGCAGGAAAAATCATAATTTTGCACACCCAACAAGGGTTGATTGAGCTGGTTAAGCAATTGGGTGGCATCTAAACATTCCAACATGCTGCGGATTTCTAGATCCAGCAGTTGAATACCGGTGCGATCAAAAGGTTGATCAAGGGCTGCGCTATCGCGTCGGAAGGTGGCGCCGAAATTACGCATAACCCGCTGCCAATTGACCATATTTGGACCGCTATAGTGCAGATGCTGCTGGTTAACCTCAGAAAGCCGCTGCATGGTGTCAAACTTGGAAAGGCACAGTGAAATCTTAGGTCGGTGTTCCTCACCCAATACCCTCAATACGTTGCGTAACACGATGGTGGGGCCATCTTCCCCTACCTCGGGGCTTTCTACGGAGCCTTCCAAAAGCTGGCGAATACGTGGTACTGCCATGGGGTCAAAAAGGAAGATAATGCGGTCGGCGTATTTGAAGAAGTCCAGCTCGCTTTGGCGTTGTGCAAAATTTTCTTCCTGCAGGTCTTCACCCGCCACATCGCGGAACACCACAAAGAGGCGCTGGCCCTGATGCGCTGGGGTGGAGACATCAAAAATTAGCGGGCGGGTTTGGTGTGCATCCGCAGAAGAAGCCGGAGGCGTAGGAGGCAAAAGACCCATCTGTGCAAACAGTGGGTTCTCATATTTGTCCTCATAAATGCGGCGTGTGTGTTCATCAGCACTGCGGAAAGAACCACCGTTGGCAATAACCAGCTTGCGCAGCAGCTTCACAATCACTGCAATATAAAGGCTTTTTCCGGAGGAACGGTCGCCTGCCATGGCAAAGGTAATAGTGCCAGAGCCCTGCCAGCCTTCGGGAAGTTGGTATTCTTCACGGTCTTCCACATAAGGGGAAACAACTGCGTCGGCCGGCATTTCCTTAAAGGTAAAAGGACATTTAGTGGGCAGCAGTGCTGATTCTGGGCCTTGGGTTTCAGGCTCTTGAGTTAAATGATCAATCATGAACTTTTCTTCTCTGTAGCTAGCTGCTGGTTTTCAAGATCTGGAGCAGGAGGTGGAGTCCATCCGGTTAGGGCATCAAACATGGCGCGAGCTGGAATTGCCAGGCTCATAAGATCTTGGGCTTTAAGAGCCTCAATAAGTTTTGCATCAACGTGGGTAACACTAATGCCGTGGTCCACCAAGGGTTTACGAGAGCTCAAAAGGTGCACCTTCTTATTGGGCAGATTAACCACTTCAATGGGAAGGTCATCGGAAAGCACCAACACAGCGTCGCCTGGATCAATTTGGGCTAGGTCAACATTCCAGCCCACCTCGCGTGCGGGAGTAATTCGGCTGCTCAAAGCCCGGATAACTTCGGGGGATTCCAGCATTTCCATAGGCCGGGAGGAACTGCTGGTGAGCAGCCGGATGGATCTACCCTGGCTGGAGGTGGATAGCACTCCGGTGGCAAAGGCGCACATTGCATCAAAAACTTCACTTGAGGTGCTGAATTTCATGGAGGCTGAAATATCAACCAGCACGCTAACAGCGGTACGCGGTGGTTCAGAAACACCATCCCGGTCCAAGGTGCGGCGCAGTGCAGAGCGCACCCCGGAGGCATAAACATCCAAGGAACTATCGGTATTGGCATCGCCTGCTTGCAAGCGCACAATCTCAAATGTGGTGAAGATGCCTAACACCGGGAAAGACCGCAAGCCACCGATAGCAAAGGTAGGAAGATCTAGGCGCACTTCATCGCCATTTCCGTCATTTAGGGTGATGGAGACAAAAAGCTGGGTGTCGATGGGAAATTCACTGCGGGTGTGATCAGGCACGATGGAAATTTCAGAATTTCCAATAGGATTTCTAATCGCCAAAACATTGCCACGGCGATTAGTTTCCATGCGTCCGGCCTCGATCTCAAAACCGGTTGGGCCCGTAATATCAAATTCAATACGCGCAATAAAACCGCGGATGGGAACCTCAAAAGATTGCCCTGAATCCAAACGAATATTGTTCATCAGCGCTTGTCCCTTCCTGAAGTGGGTTGACCACCATTAATTCTTTGTCTTTCGGCCAAAATTTCTGCAGCTACCAGCACAAAAACATCTGTAATGGCTGTTTTAAAGTGTAGATACTTCGGATCGGTATTTTTTTGAATCTCTGCAATATAGGCATCTTGGCGCCCACCCATATCCACAGCGTCCACGTCCTTAACCGCAATTCTGCGCGCGACCTGAACAAATGGCTCGGCATTCACGATGCCCCCACGCTGCAATTCAGCATTTACATGGCGTTGCACGGCATCAAAACACAGTGCACCAATCGTGGCCGCAATTTTATTATCGCGCTTAGCTCTACCGGAAATAACTGGCTTAAAAAGCAAACGCAAAGCCACCGCATAATAAAGCCGCAGCATAGAAGCAGCATGGGAATTTGACGTGCTTTTTAGATACTGCTGCTCCATCATCTGCTCCATGGCAGCAATATTTTCATCACGTTTCAGCCAAGCCAACACACTGCCCAAAGGCATTGACCAGTGCAATTGATTAAGCACGGTATCAAAACTCGGCGAAGTAGGTTGCTTTTCGACGCGGCGCTGCTGCCTCACTGCGTTGCGCGCTACCTCGCGCAAAAGGTAGTGCTCCTGGGGCAAAACTGGTGTTTTTTCCCAATTACTCAAAGAGTGGAAATTGCTCAAAGAATCCAGGAATTTCCTATCCTGCGCTGTAGCTTCGCTAAGCAAACCGGTTTCCAAAAGGAAGTTAAGATAAGACATCAGTATCCGTACCGAGGCATCATGCAGAGTGTACAAAGCAGCCAGGGCACGAGCTGAAAGTGCAGGATCAACCGGCAATTCCGGCCAGCTAGATTCTTCTAAGGCAAGTTGCGGATTATCAATAACATCATTGATAAATTCCATATC encodes the following:
- a CDS encoding catalase, which codes for MTPKNNPAASPQGDKAPGTPGNATPDKNEPTTPATPPVPKPDQQAPRAVSPTGCPFHIGAGEPDPRAQQGEYLTTAQGARLSESSHSLRAGTRGPLLMQDHHFREKITHFDHERIPERVVHARGAGAHGMFKANGAASKISKAGVFTKDKETPVFVRFSTVLGSRGSADSVRDTRGWGVKFYTDEGTWDLVGNNIPVFFIQDGIKFPDVVHAAKPHPDREIPQAQSAHDTFWDFAGLHTEATHHTFWNMSDRGIPRSFRTMEGFGIHTFRMINDAGETTLVKFHFKPRLGVHSQVWEEAQITGGVDPDFHRRDLADAIEAGSYPEWDLGVQVFPDTKEQMFEGIDLLDPTKIVPEELAPVEIIGTLTLNKNPGNYFEETEQVAFHPGHLVPGIDVTNDPLLQARLFSYLDTQISRLGGPNFSQLPINRPHAPVNDNLRDGMYQQGAHTGVAPYKPNSLDEGNPTEASVNEGALIDVPQPVEGHITRENPASFEDHFSQPRMFYLSLSEVEKKHLTDAFSFELGKCYEENVKLRYLDVLAHVDQGLAEAVADNLGLPHPEPQEVADVQPSPALSQVGDTWPVDGRQVAVLINSGADLRGVGALLDTLFDDGVTPLIVSDKGGTVTTDGAEVSVSRTYLTARSIEFDAVVVVNPPAIPEVATMLGEFERHKKAIILAGPDAPVALGAARVEVNQPGIVAVASPSEAAAPVTELLASHRVWER
- the ppk2 gene encoding polyphosphate kinase 2; the protein is MANTNDNDLPVIDLAKIEGYVVDDSDEDDPVLLRPDGTAIETWRENYPYQERVNREDYEKVKRSLQIELLKWQNWTKETGQRHIILFEGRDAAGKGGTIKRFNEHLNPRGARTVALEKPSPRESTSWYFQRYIQHFPSAGEIVFFDRSWYNRSGVERVMGFCTESQHAEFLREVPMLENMILGSGISLTKFWFSVTRKEQRTRFAIRQVDPVRQWKLSPMDLASLDRWDDYTRAKEEQFRYTDTDESPWITIKSNDKKRARINAMRYVLSKFDYTDKDYELVGEPDPLIVLRGRDQIGD
- a CDS encoding PorA family porin — protein: MDNFVEFLDNVNTLSSTGLVAELLDFFTASGKWAGAVADLLGLVK
- a CDS encoding PorH family porin, which translates into the protein MDLSLLADNLDDYSTFGGNIGTALTMIPDLLKGIIAFFENFGDNADATSAAFEGLSS
- the groL gene encoding chaperonin GroEL (60 kDa chaperone family; promotes refolding of misfolded polypeptides especially under stressful conditions; forms two stacked rings of heptamers to form a barrel-shaped 14mer; ends can be capped by GroES; misfolded proteins enter the barrel where they are refolded when GroES binds), yielding MAKIIAFDEEARRGLERGLNTLADAVKVTLGPKGRNVVLEKAWGAPTITNDGVTIAREIELDDPYEKIGAELVKEVAKKTDDVAGDGTTTATVLAQALVKEGLRNVAAGSNPMGIKRGIEKAVSKVTESLLEAAKEVETEEQIAATAGISAADPAIGAQIAKAMYAVGGGKLNKDSVITVEESNTFGVELEVTEGMRFDKGYISGYFATDMERLEAVLEDPYILLVSGKISNIKDLLPLLEKVMQSGKPLLIIAEDVEGEALQTLVVNKIRGTFKSVAVKAPGFGDRRKAQLQDIAVLTGGQVISEEVGLSLETADLPLLGQARKVVVTKDDTTIIDGSGAEAQIQGRVNQIRAEIENSDSDYDREKLNERLAKLAGGVAVLKVGAATEVELKERKHRIEDAVRNAKAAVEEGIVAGGGVALLQAAHVLDNDLELVGDEAIGVRIVREALNAPLKQIAYNAGLEPGVVAHKVSQLPQGQGLNAATGEYVDLMAAGINDPVKVTRSALQNAASIAALFLTTEAVVADKPQPAGAAMPGADEMGGMGGF
- a CDS encoding TRAFAC clade GTPase domain-containing protein, producing MIDHLTQEPETQGPESALLPTKCPFTFKEMPADAVVSPYVEDREEYQLPEGWQGSGTITFAMAGDRSSGKSLYIAVIVKLLRKLVIANGGSFRSADEHTRRIYEDKYENPLFAQMGLLPPTPPASSADAHQTRPLIFDVSTPAHQGQRLFVVFRDVAGEDLQEENFAQRQSELDFFKYADRIIFLFDPMAVPRIRQLLEGSVESPEVGEDGPTIVLRNVLRVLGEEHRPKISLCLSKFDTMQRLSEVNQQHLHYSGPNMVNWQRVMRNFGATFRRDSAALDQPFDRTGIQLLDLEIRSMLECLDATQLLNQLNQPLLGVQNYDFSCFAVSALGAPPEGDRIARTGIAPFRCLDPIRDVLAEHGLFNGPVYQELPKVMWGNAAALGTAPVTSQFPGQFPGQAAVMGGGIEQALAAEQAPLSNPATETAAEPKKRRFWRWGR